From the Lysobacterales bacterium genome, one window contains:
- a CDS encoding integration host factor subunit beta, whose amino-acid sequence MTKSELIEAMARRQIHLAHHDVELGVKEILEYVSQSLATGERIEIRGFGSFSLHFRPPRVGRNPKTGDSVALPGKYVPYFKPGKELRDRVNGIVSNDDGND is encoded by the coding sequence ATGACGAAATCCGAACTGATCGAAGCCATGGCGCGTCGCCAGATCCACCTCGCGCACCATGACGTCGAGCTCGGCGTCAAGGAAATCCTCGAATATGTGAGTCAGTCGCTGGCGACCGGCGAACGCATCGAGATCCGCGGCTTCGGCAGCTTTTCCCTGCATTTCCGCCCGCCGCGCGTCGGCCGCAATCCCAAGACCGGCGACTCCGTCGCGCTGCCCGGCAAGTACGTCCCGTACTTCAAGCCCGGCAAGGAATTGCGTGACCGCGTGAACGGCATCGTTTCCAACGACGACGGCAACGACTGA
- a CDS encoding LapA family protein, whose product MKRGIVIVLALLVALLAAAFALMNEAEVRLDFHFFAFEMSLGVVVMVSLLTGFLLASAALSAAVILPQRLRLRALRRQLDAVRPSGPTVP is encoded by the coding sequence ATGAAGCGCGGGATCGTCATCGTCCTGGCATTGCTGGTGGCGTTGCTCGCCGCCGCATTCGCACTCATGAACGAGGCCGAAGTACGCCTCGACTTCCATTTCTTCGCATTCGAGATGTCGCTGGGCGTGGTCGTCATGGTGAGCTTGCTGACCGGATTCCTGCTTGCCAGTGCAGCACTCTCGGCCGCCGTGATCCTGCCGCAACGACTGCGTCTGCGTGCATTGCGACGCCAACTCGATGCCGTCCGCCCGAGCGGGCCGACCGTTCCATGA
- the lapB gene encoding lipopolysaccharide assembly protein LapB has translation MTLDLSVLALLVLLAFLSGWLLARRNPATAVGAQADRLRRNYFRGLNYLLNEQPDKAIEVFLQIAEIDKQTVETHLALGNLFRRRGETDRAIRVHQNLIARPNLTPEQKSLALLELGEDYMRAGLLDRAETLFTDLVGIDAHAPAASRHLIAICQQERDWKRAIEHARHLEQITGESQAELVSQFLSELAEHAVVKQDAVQAKAYLTEAVTVAPLSVRPRLIEGRLAHERQDWSRAANAFERAVENDIEYLPIALAPMLDALEHLDRRESIDAMLDEWMRRYPGISPVIKMTRRVRDREGDQSAIRFLAERLRKKPSVRGLAELVELQLAGVQGEAREQLEQLRDLLKQLLDGQALFRCSRCGFGARSHHWQCPGCKSWSTIKPVHGIAGN, from the coding sequence ATGACGCTCGACCTGTCGGTACTGGCCTTGCTGGTACTGCTGGCGTTCCTGTCCGGTTGGCTGCTTGCGCGGCGCAATCCTGCGACGGCCGTCGGCGCCCAGGCCGATCGCCTGCGCCGCAACTATTTTCGCGGCCTCAATTACCTGCTGAACGAGCAGCCGGACAAGGCGATCGAAGTCTTCCTGCAGATCGCCGAAATCGACAAGCAGACCGTGGAAACCCATCTCGCACTCGGAAACCTGTTCCGTCGTCGCGGCGAGACCGATCGTGCGATCCGCGTCCATCAGAATCTGATCGCGCGACCGAACCTGACTCCGGAACAGAAGTCGCTGGCCTTGCTTGAACTGGGCGAGGACTACATGCGCGCCGGCCTGCTCGATCGCGCCGAAACCCTGTTTACCGATCTCGTCGGCATTGATGCGCATGCGCCCGCGGCGTCGCGCCACCTGATCGCGATCTGCCAGCAGGAGCGCGACTGGAAACGCGCCATCGAACATGCGCGGCATCTGGAGCAGATCACCGGCGAGTCGCAGGCGGAACTGGTCAGCCAGTTCCTCAGCGAACTGGCCGAGCATGCGGTCGTCAAACAGGATGCGGTACAGGCCAAGGCCTACCTGACCGAGGCAGTCACCGTGGCGCCGCTGTCGGTGCGCCCGCGCCTGATCGAAGGGCGCCTCGCGCACGAGCGCCAGGACTGGAGCCGCGCCGCGAACGCCTTTGAACGCGCAGTCGAAAACGACATCGAATACCTGCCGATCGCGCTCGCGCCGATGCTCGACGCGCTCGAACATCTCGATCGCCGCGAGTCCATCGACGCCATGCTGGACGAATGGATGCGCCGCTATCCCGGCATCTCGCCGGTGATCAAGATGACCCGCCGCGTGCGTGACCGCGAGGGCGACCAGTCGGCGATCCGCTTTCTGGCCGAGCGCCTGCGCAAGAAGCCATCGGTGCGCGGTCTCGCCGAACTGGTCGAACTGCAACTGGCCGGGGTGCAGGGCGAAGCGCGCGAGCAGCTCGAACAATTGCGCGACTTGCTGAAGCAACTGCTCGACGGTCAGGCACTGTTTCGATGTTCGCGCTGCGGTTTCGGTGCACGTTCGCATCACTGGCAATGCCCGGGCTGCAAGTCCTGGAGCACGATCAAGCCGGTGCACGGCATCGCCGGAAATTGA
- a CDS encoding glycosyl transferase family 4, which translates to MHPPFDVLLIPLVALLGTLAARALAMRHDQLDRPDRRRLHGIPTPRGGGLGPVLAWLWILAMPTLFAANVFRAPSAQALLVALALVASIGALDDRFGLSIRLRLIVHVLAATAVAGSFVGSFDNATSIVAIALLTFAGVASINLHNFMDGLNGFLSLQALFVLMVLAILGALRSDVTFTHACLLVGSALMVFLPFNFPRARIFLGDIGSGSIGLMIGAMTLVAVDRDLLGWGSAAVLSSAFVIDAGATLIVRMRRTRHWHQGHRTHLYQWLWRRRWGVVRINAAYQGWNVLIVLPVLLGMERFANSLWWEFGATLAVYGLGLCVWHAARGALRRSHRAQYRP; encoded by the coding sequence ATGCACCCTCCGTTCGATGTGCTGCTGATCCCCCTGGTGGCGTTGCTGGGTACGCTGGCGGCCCGCGCCCTCGCCATGCGCCACGACCAGCTCGACCGGCCTGACCGTCGTCGCCTGCATGGCATACCGACGCCGCGCGGCGGTGGGCTCGGTCCGGTCCTGGCCTGGCTGTGGATCTTGGCCATGCCGACGCTGTTTGCAGCGAACGTGTTTCGTGCTCCTTCGGCCCAGGCCCTGCTCGTCGCGCTCGCGTTGGTGGCGTCGATCGGTGCGCTGGATGATCGCTTTGGTCTGTCCATCCGCCTGCGCCTGATCGTGCATGTCCTTGCGGCAACGGCGGTGGCGGGGAGCTTCGTCGGTTCGTTCGACAACGCGACGTCCATCGTCGCCATCGCGCTGCTGACGTTCGCCGGCGTCGCCTCGATCAACCTGCACAATTTCATGGATGGTCTGAACGGTTTCCTGAGCCTGCAGGCCCTGTTCGTGCTGATGGTGCTGGCGATACTGGGCGCGCTGCGCAGCGATGTCACGTTCACGCATGCCTGCCTGCTCGTCGGCAGTGCCTTGATGGTGTTCCTGCCGTTCAATTTTCCACGGGCGCGCATCTTTCTCGGCGATATCGGCAGCGGTTCGATCGGATTGATGATCGGCGCGATGACCCTGGTGGCTGTCGACCGCGATCTGCTCGGGTGGGGCAGTGCAGCCGTGTTGTCGTCGGCGTTCGTGATCGATGCCGGTGCGACCTTGATCGTCCGCATGCGTCGCACTCGGCACTGGCACCAGGGCCACCGCACCCACCTCTATCAATGGCTCTGGCGACGACGCTGGGGCGTCGTTCGCATCAATGCGGCCTACCAGGGCTGGAACGTGCTGATCGTGCTGCCGGTATTGCTGGGCATGGAACGTTTCGCCAACTCGCTATGGTGGGAATTCGGCGCAACCCTTGCGGTCTACGGCCTCGGACTGTGCGTCTGGCACGCAGCGCGTGGTGCGCTGCGGCGCAGCCATCGGGCACAATACCGACCATGA
- a CDS encoding polysaccharide biosynthesis protein, whose product MNLRRLIAILHPRLAVVAHDLAMIWLAWYGTNWLRWNLQIDPPPVSVFGPEYAIVLVAQTVILAWTGLYRGLWRFASLPDLWNIARASVLGALAIALGLFFLDRLEGTPRSVLLMYPIALMLLLGTPRMAYRYWKDSRYDGGGAPAKRVLVLGAGRAGETLVRDLRRDGAYRVVGFLDDKPGLRGANVHGVPVLGPIEQLPQLAREVAAEMVLIAIPTASNQQMQRIVGICEQTTLPFRTVPRLEDVVEGRSNFNELKEVAIEDLLGREPVSLDWTAIRAGLASRRVLITGGGGSIGSELCRQVARLGVERLAVLELSEFNLYKVEQELRVEFPDLVVDPILGDCGDAATLERVFSRVKPEAVFHAAAFKHVPLLQHQVREAVRNNLLATQTLALAADRHGVHNFVLISTDKAVNPSSVMGATKRAAEIYCQSFAQQSKTHFITVRFGNVLDSAGSVVPLFRDQIRRGGPVTVTHPEISRYFMTIPEACQLILQAAVLGRGGEIFALDMGEPVRIRYLAEQMILLAGKLPERDIQIVYTGLRAGEKLFEELFHEQENHESTGHPKIFLSQPRLIAFTELTSTMRMLDAAVRRFEEDEALRLLQSLVPEFDQSRTERDADIVSIHKAAS is encoded by the coding sequence ATGAACCTGCGTCGATTGATTGCCATCCTGCATCCGCGCCTCGCGGTCGTCGCGCACGACCTCGCGATGATCTGGCTCGCCTGGTACGGCACCAACTGGCTGCGCTGGAACCTGCAGATCGATCCGCCGCCGGTGTCGGTGTTCGGCCCCGAGTATGCGATCGTGCTGGTTGCGCAGACCGTCATCCTGGCCTGGACCGGCCTGTATCGCGGCCTGTGGCGCTTCGCCAGCCTCCCGGACCTGTGGAACATCGCGCGCGCGTCGGTGCTCGGCGCCCTCGCGATCGCGCTCGGCCTGTTCTTCCTCGACCGCCTCGAAGGCACGCCGCGTTCGGTGCTGCTGATGTATCCGATCGCGCTGATGCTGCTGCTCGGCACGCCGCGCATGGCCTATCGCTACTGGAAGGACAGCCGCTACGACGGCGGCGGCGCACCGGCCAAGCGCGTGCTCGTGCTCGGCGCCGGCCGGGCCGGCGAGACCCTGGTCCGCGACCTGCGCCGCGACGGCGCCTACCGCGTCGTCGGCTTTCTTGACGACAAACCCGGGCTGCGTGGCGCCAATGTGCATGGCGTGCCCGTGCTCGGTCCGATCGAACAACTGCCGCAACTCGCGCGCGAAGTCGCCGCGGAGATGGTCCTGATCGCGATCCCGACCGCGAGCAACCAGCAGATGCAACGCATCGTCGGCATCTGCGAACAGACCACGCTGCCGTTCCGCACTGTCCCGCGACTGGAAGACGTCGTCGAGGGGCGTTCGAACTTCAACGAACTCAAGGAAGTCGCGATCGAGGACCTGCTCGGGCGCGAACCGGTGTCGCTGGACTGGACCGCGATCCGCGCCGGTCTCGCGTCGCGCAGGGTGTTGATCACCGGCGGCGGCGGCTCGATCGGATCGGAACTCTGTCGCCAGGTGGCGCGCCTCGGCGTCGAACGCCTCGCGGTGCTCGAACTGTCCGAATTCAACCTGTACAAGGTCGAGCAGGAACTGCGGGTCGAATTTCCCGATCTGGTGGTCGACCCGATCCTCGGCGACTGCGGCGACGCCGCGACGCTGGAACGCGTGTTTTCGCGCGTCAAACCCGAAGCGGTCTTCCATGCCGCGGCGTTCAAGCATGTGCCGCTGTTGCAGCACCAGGTGCGCGAAGCGGTGCGCAACAACCTGCTGGCCACGCAAACGCTGGCGCTCGCCGCCGACCGTCACGGCGTGCACAACTTCGTGCTGATCTCGACCGACAAGGCGGTGAATCCGTCCAGCGTGATGGGCGCGACCAAGCGTGCGGCCGAGATCTACTGCCAGAGTTTCGCGCAGCAGTCGAAGACGCACTTCATCACCGTGCGTTTCGGCAACGTGCTCGATTCCGCCGGCAGCGTGGTGCCGCTGTTTCGCGACCAGATCCGTCGCGGTGGTCCGGTGACCGTCACGCATCCGGAGATCTCGCGCTACTTCATGACGATTCCGGAGGCCTGCCAGTTGATCCTGCAGGCGGCCGTGCTCGGCCGCGGCGGCGAAATCTTCGCGCTCGACATGGGCGAGCCGGTGCGTATCCGGTATCTCGCCGAACAGATGATCCTGCTCGCCGGCAAGCTGCCCGAGCGCGACATCCAGATTGTCTACACCGGCCTGCGCGCCGGCGAAAAACTGTTCGAGGAACTCTTCCACGAGCAGGAAAACCACGAGAGCACCGGCCATCCGAAGATCTTCCTGTCGCAACCCCGGTTGATCGCGTTCACCGAACTGACATCGACGATGCGCATGCTGGATGCGGCCGTGCGTCGTTTCGAGGAAGACGAAGCGCTGCGCCTGTTGCAATCGCTGGTACCGGAATTCGACCAGTCGCGCACCGAGCGCGACGCCGACATCGTCTCGATCCACAAGGCCGCTTCTTGA
- the galU gene encoding UTP--glucose-1-phosphate uridylyltransferase GalU, with product MRIRKAVFPVAGLGTRFLPASKVVPKEMLPLIDRPLIQYAVEEAVEAGCETLVFVTNRYKHAIADYFDKAYELEAKLEQAGKHELLSMVRDILPRHVQTVFVTQHEALGLGHAVLCARPVIGDEPFAVLLPDDMIWNRGRGALHQMADIAERDGASVIAVEDVPREHTNRYGIVSAEPVDEHLARVRGVVEKPKPDVAPSTLAIVGRYILSPRIFDLLETTRAGTGGEIQLTDGIAALLAQDPVLSYRFIGRRFDCGNRLGMVQATVHLALEDPELHNAVVAMMRERLALEAN from the coding sequence ATGCGTATCCGCAAAGCCGTGTTCCCGGTGGCCGGTCTCGGCACCCGTTTCCTGCCGGCCAGCAAGGTCGTTCCGAAGGAGATGCTGCCGCTGATCGATCGACCGCTGATCCAGTATGCGGTCGAGGAGGCGGTCGAAGCCGGCTGCGAGACCTTGGTGTTCGTGACCAACCGCTACAAGCACGCCATCGCCGACTATTTCGACAAGGCCTACGAGCTCGAAGCCAAGCTCGAACAGGCCGGCAAGCACGAGTTGCTGAGCATGGTCCGCGACATCCTGCCGCGTCATGTGCAGACCGTGTTCGTGACCCAGCATGAAGCGCTCGGACTGGGCCACGCGGTCCTGTGCGCACGTCCGGTGATCGGCGACGAGCCCTTCGCGGTGCTGCTGCCGGACGACATGATCTGGAACCGCGGTCGCGGCGCGCTGCACCAGATGGCCGACATCGCCGAACGCGACGGTGCCTCGGTGATCGCGGTCGAAGATGTGCCGCGCGAGCATACGAACCGCTATGGCATCGTCTCGGCCGAACCTGTGGATGAACACCTCGCACGGGTGCGCGGCGTCGTCGAGAAACCCAAACCCGACGTGGCGCCGTCCACGCTGGCCATCGTCGGTCGCTACATCCTGTCGCCCCGGATCTTCGACCTGCTGGAAACCACGCGCGCCGGCACCGGCGGCGAAATCCAGCTCACCGATGGGATCGCGGCCCTGCTCGCGCAGGACCCGGTGCTGTCCTACCGCTTCATCGGTCGCCGCTTCGACTGCGGCAATCGCCTCGGCATGGTCCAGGCAACCGTGCACCTTGCGCTCGAAGATCCGGAATTGCACAACGCCGTGGTCGCGATGATGCGCGAGCGCCTGGCGCTGGAAGCGAACTGA
- a CDS encoding aminotransferase class V-fold PLP-dependent enzyme — protein MDLSWIINHLGEERDRYFDAVIPPIVQSAIFAHPDIATMRARLADEFNAHVYTRGQNPTVEIVAKKLAALEGAERALMFGSGAAAIAAGVLANLRAGDEVICVEKPYFWTGQLVRKLLAQFGMRGVFIDAREAADVEAAITPATRMIVLESPNSLTFEQQDLAAIARIAQARGIVTLVDNSYATPLGQSPIALGIDLVAHSATKYLGGHSDVVAGALCGSERMMRKVFDGPYMTLGAILSPFDAWLLLRGLRTLPVRLERIVATTATVLAHLANHPKVRRIHAPILPYSEQPALSASQLRHASGLFSIELDVPDIAAIDRFCNALERFLMAASWGGYESLVFPVAGVRDWGSLNSPASVPVNLVRFSIGLEDAAVLIADLERGFAAI, from the coding sequence ATGGACCTGTCCTGGATCATCAACCACCTCGGCGAAGAACGCGACCGTTATTTCGATGCGGTGATTCCACCGATCGTGCAGAGCGCGATCTTCGCGCATCCGGACATCGCGACCATGCGCGCGCGCCTCGCCGACGAGTTCAACGCGCATGTCTACACGCGCGGCCAGAACCCGACGGTCGAGATCGTCGCGAAGAAACTGGCGGCACTGGAAGGCGCCGAACGCGCACTGATGTTCGGCTCCGGCGCCGCGGCCATCGCCGCCGGCGTGCTCGCGAACCTGCGCGCCGGCGACGAGGTGATCTGCGTCGAGAAGCCCTACTTCTGGACCGGGCAGCTGGTGCGCAAGCTGCTCGCGCAATTCGGCATGCGCGGCGTGTTCATCGATGCGCGTGAGGCGGCTGATGTCGAGGCCGCGATCACGCCGGCGACGCGCATGATCGTGCTGGAAAGCCCGAATTCGCTGACCTTCGAGCAACAGGACCTCGCGGCAATCGCCCGGATCGCGCAGGCGAGGGGCATCGTCACGCTCGTCGACAACAGTTATGCGACGCCGCTCGGGCAGTCGCCGATCGCGCTGGGCATCGACCTGGTCGCGCATTCGGCGACCAAGTACCTCGGCGGCCACAGCGATGTCGTCGCCGGTGCCTTGTGCGGTTCCGAACGGATGATGCGCAAGGTCTTCGATGGTCCGTACATGACGCTGGGCGCAATCCTGTCGCCGTTCGATGCCTGGCTGCTGTTGCGCGGCCTGCGCACCTTGCCGGTCCGGCTCGAACGCATCGTCGCGACCACCGCGACGGTATTGGCGCATCTGGCCAATCATCCGAAGGTCCGGCGCATCCATGCACCGATCCTGCCGTACTCGGAACAGCCGGCACTGAGCGCTTCGCAGTTGCGGCATGCGAGCGGCCTGTTCTCGATCGAACTCGACGTGCCCGACATCGCGGCCATCGACCGTTTCTGCAATGCGCTCGAACGATTCCTGATGGCGGCGAGCTGGGGCGGTTACGAATCGCTGGTGTTTCCGGTCGCCGGCGTGCGCGACTGGGGCAGTCTGAATTCACCGGCCAGCGTGCCGGTCAACCTGGTTCGTTTCTCGATCGGCCTGGAAGATGCCGCGGTGCTGATCGCCGATCTGGAACGCGGATTCGCCGCGATCTGA
- a CDS encoding glucose 1-dehydrogenase — MNRVKHKTCVITGAALGIGRACALRLAAEGARIAVFDVLDEDGARLVAELTSSGAPARFWHVDVSNEAQVKSAMDEAAAHFGSIDVLVNNAGISGVNKPTHEVTEAEWDRVQAVNVKGVFFCTKHAIPHMKRAGAGSIVNLSSIYGLVGGPDVPPYHAAKGAVRLMAKTDAMIYAPDRIRVNSIHPGYIWTPMVENHLRNSGATDIEAAKAQVGSVHPLGHVGEPDDIAWGVVFLASDESKFMTGSELVIDGGYTAR, encoded by the coding sequence ATGAATCGCGTCAAGCACAAGACCTGCGTGATCACCGGCGCCGCGCTCGGCATCGGCCGTGCGTGTGCGTTGCGACTGGCGGCTGAAGGCGCGCGCATCGCGGTGTTCGATGTGCTTGATGAGGATGGCGCGCGGCTGGTCGCCGAACTCACGTCCTCCGGTGCCCCGGCGCGGTTCTGGCACGTCGACGTGTCGAACGAAGCCCAGGTGAAGTCGGCGATGGATGAGGCCGCCGCGCACTTCGGGTCGATCGATGTGCTGGTCAACAACGCCGGCATCTCCGGCGTGAACAAGCCGACGCACGAGGTTACCGAAGCCGAGTGGGATCGTGTCCAGGCGGTCAACGTCAAGGGCGTGTTCTTCTGCACCAAGCATGCGATCCCGCACATGAAGCGTGCCGGCGCCGGCAGCATCGTGAACCTGTCGTCGATCTACGGACTGGTCGGTGGCCCGGACGTGCCGCCGTATCACGCCGCCAAGGGCGCGGTGCGACTCATGGCCAAGACCGACGCGATGATCTACGCCCCGGACCGCATCCGCGTGAACTCGATCCATCCCGGCTACATCTGGACGCCGATGGTCGAGAATCACCTGCGCAACAGTGGCGCCACCGACATCGAAGCCGCCAAGGCCCAGGTCGGGTCCGTGCACCCGCTCGGCCATGTCGGCGAACCCGACGACATCGCCTGGGGCGTCGTCTTCCTCGCCTCCGACGAATCGAAGTTCATGACCGGTTCGGAGCTGGTCATCGACGGCGGCTATACCGCGCGCTGA